TCAAGAGCtgtaattcaattaaatacCTGTCTCCAAAATGGAAACGGGAAGCAAAAGATGGAGACAGCACTTAGTGCAAGCCTGGTTTGCCATTGCATTGCTTTACACATCTGGCCACAGGAAAGGCTGGAGAAAAAACGTCCTTCACTTCAGTGTCTGTTTCATCATCAGCCTCATTTTCAacaccttcctcttcctgtgtctccGTTATTCTATGAAGTATGGCGTGATGCTCTCGGGTGCCATTGCAGGCACATGTGTGGCTGTCGTGACCACTGTGCTGTTCTTCTCCAAACACGTTCGCTGCTTTGGGATTCTGTTCCTGATCTCCTGTGGCATGCAGCAAGGAAGGAACCTGCTCATAACTGCAGGAACCGGCCTGGTGGTCTTCCGGAATGTTCAAAACACATTTGGCAACCTTAAAGAACTGGCCAGAAGCATGCAATGTAACCTGGAGAAAAAGAGTCTTAACATTGACTTCACACCGCTCAGCAATTACATTAACATCTTAAAATGGGTTGCTGACCAACTCAAAGGGTTCACAGACTTTGGGGTGGTCAAATATACCTCTGAATTTAACGTCGCTCACAAGACCGACTCAAAGGAGTTCCGGGAGAAACTTGAACAAGCACGCCGGGCGCTCAAcgaaacagcagaaaacatgctaTTTGTCATGAACACTGTATCGTCTGTGTGTCAGAATGTGTTCCCTGCCCTGGGTACGATTCTGCTGTTCGTCTTCACAGCATTGTACCTGAGAAAGTATTTGTACAACAGCAAGTTTCAGAACACCTTCATCACCGGCAAGTTCATTCAGTATGACGAGAAGCAAAAGGCCGAGGGCAAGCCTCACGTCCTTCCCCTGACAAAGAAGGAAGTCAAGCGCTACATCGCCATTCCATCACCTCGTCTGTCAATCAAGGAAGGGAAAGTGATGCTGAAGTTCTGCATTCCGGTTCTCACTAATCTCCTCATCTGGGTTTTATTAATTGGTGTCGACGGCCTTCTCTACTGGTTTGTTTTAGTCATCAGAAAGCACCTTGAACAGATAGAGCCATTCCATGTTCCTTTGGTGATGAGTGTGAGCGTAAGTACAATGTGCTTCTTGAACTTGTGTCAAAGACCTTCATTCAATTTAACCACAATGCTTTGCCCCTCACCTTGTGCAATgaattttgtcatattttacaCTTTATGTGAAGCTTTAGTTTTACTTTTCTAATACAAAATTATGGCTTGGCtattataaaaaattataaaaatacacaccaggTAAAAAACTTTTCCAAgagcaataataatatttgcttcaatttattcaaatgttattttggtGCAAAgcccatcatttttaaatagattaGAGGCTTGGTTCATCGAACGTACAAATGTTTTCTTGAATTGTTATTACacagttttaaagttttttttgtttttagaaaaattAATGATTTTCAATCCTACAACCTCTATATCTTAGAAAGAGGTATCTATCGGTGGCATCCCTATCCCAGAAGACCGTGAAAGGAAGGAGGATTTCTCTTTCTCCGTGGCCCTGTTTGAGAAGGAGTGTCTCCCGGAGCCCAGGCTTCTGCTCTATCAGTCCGTCGTTCCGCTGGCCGTCATTCTCATCTTCCTGGTAGTCCTGGGGCTCCTCTCTGGCAAACTCACACAGCTGAAGCTGCTCGTGTCCGCAGAGTTCTACGGCGAAAACGCAGACAAGAGGGTTCAGTACCTGCATGCCAAAATTCTCCGGGGGAGATCGAAGACTAAGTTAAATGACCCAAGAAGTGTTCTGAAAACACTTTTGAAAAAGGTTTGTATCTCTTGAAAATTCAAATCAGCAACTCTCTGTTTTAAACCAGTCTGACCCACATACAgcgagcaccataatgtttgggacaaatacttttttaaattcaactACATTCTGAAAGCTcttttatacctgcactaaggaagcaattgaacacacctggctAATCATAAGAACCTGTACAGCCATTTGTTCAAACactatgatgccctgaaatggggatactatttgtaaaaagtgctataatttctacatgatgaaatcaacatgtataaaaaatatccttaaataaaagctgaaaatataaCTTAACCTTTAACCACATATTAATTGTTTATAAcaaacagttgatttaattgtttaaatcaataacaatgcctttgtcccaaacattatggcacccaCTGTATGACAACTGCGCCAACACTATGTTCTAGCCATATGCATTTACCATGTGCAATTGTTATTAATGTGAACGTTTTCAGTGTATGGAATTATACACAAATCTTAATAGAGTAGGACTCTGGGCTtatagggctatattttaactATCTACGTgcacggtctaaagcgcatggcgcaagttCATTTAAGGCGTGTCCAAAttcacttttgctagtttaacggtggataatctgagcgcaaagtaaggcgcatggttcaaaggggttgtacttaagccgcgtttccaccgcaggaactataccccggaactaggaaccttttgaggaactcagtgcgtttccaccgcaggaactagggtctaaatttagttctgggggctttgttttaccccccaaaacgttcctgctcggggggtagtactttccgaaagtacaggaaccttttgggtggagcttgcagcgctgaatatttctgattggtcgagtactcgtagcatttgtgttgtatttattttccgccattacccgccatgtttgaaaacatacagcggcaaaccaatttattttcataataacttcaaatcaaacttgtatgttatgcggcgcagtagcctacttttggttataacctgtcaacgtcttgaaattatagcgtgtgctcttctgttcttttcttgctttagtattcgttttataaaatgctaagcattcgtgctgggacagcatattacgtaggctaccaaaacattcaaacggattaattcggttgctgaatattttcttccggattttctttgttagcccgttgtaattgactcaaaacgtttgatacagttatgtggggtatgcggtagttctgcataattaacatcggtgatacagtacaagcaaactggaaatcaccttccgcactttttatccgggtaaaataacaggttaattctagtaatcttcgctttagctttttcaggctgccgtaattttactcaattttactgccatttttcaattccacgaaaagaccaggaagactatggactcatttatggtgcatggttcgcatctggagggcacacttcgctgctcggctagcagtaacttcgaaggaaagcaaacggtggctgtaccactaatttacattttcacgcaagtccgagttttcgttctattcttgtcattttgcgattagcctatatggaattgacaacgagaaagtaataaaacagcaaattgtttacaacgtgtgcatgttttctgctgttaatgaatgtgtttgagaggatatatgaaaatcaataaatacaaaagtaaccatatatagtcattgttggtaacccgttgtatataagtggaataaacccctccgggctgtcccggttattagaaaataatgtaggctacttcggtggtagtatggggttacagaagaaatcatatgacagatggaccgacgacaacgtcagtgggctaatttgcctaatcttcgcggtactttagaccccggtggaaacgcagacaaccattggctgaaggaaccttttagttcctggtaaagtagttcctgggactgaaagttccgggtaattttggtggaaacgcggctttagtctCTTAactaatcataggtgtgttttggat
This window of the Anguilla anguilla isolate fAngAng1 chromosome 1, fAngAng1.pri, whole genome shotgun sequence genome carries:
- the LOC118220245 gene encoding dendritic cell-specific transmembrane protein translates to METGSKRWRQHLVQAWFAIALLYTSGHRKGWRKNVLHFSVCFIISLIFNTFLFLCLRYSMKYGVMLSGAIAGTCVAVVTTVLFFSKHVRCFGILFLISCGMQQGRNLLITAGTGLVVFRNVQNTFGNLKELARSMQCNLEKKSLNIDFTPLSNYINILKWVADQLKGFTDFGVVKYTSEFNVAHKTDSKEFREKLEQARRALNETAENMLFVMNTVSSVCQNVFPALGTILLFVFTALYLRKYLYNSKFQNTFITGKFIQYDEKQKAEGKPHVLPLTKKEVKRYIAIPSPRLSIKEGKVMLKFCIPVLTNLLIWVLLIGVDGLLYWFVLVIRKHLEQIEPFHVPLVMSVSKEVSIGGIPIPEDRERKEDFSFSVALFEKECLPEPRLLLYQSVVPLAVILIFLVVLGLLSGKLTQLKLLVSAEFYGENADKRVQYLHAKILRGRSKTKLNDPRSVLKTLLKKTSFWFPIFFRHQKDDTVQLT